A genomic stretch from Rhodothermus sp. includes:
- a CDS encoding T9SS type A sorting domain-containing protein, which yields MDRAWRTIALLGLLSLAFGPRAQAQLDTLSQRLLQLDQVLREAVALRVLEVARYLVSVEDEAALPRQFALFPAYPNPFRRQATIRFQVPEQVRARLEVYDVLGRRVGVLLDEELRPGVYEVRFEAQGLASGLYFYRLTADDFVQQRKMILIK from the coding sequence ATGGATAGAGCCTGGAGAACCATCGCGCTGCTGGGCCTGCTGAGCCTGGCCTTCGGGCCGCGGGCGCAGGCCCAGCTTGACACACTGAGTCAGCGCCTGTTACAGCTCGATCAGGTCCTGCGCGAGGCCGTGGCGCTGCGTGTGCTGGAAGTGGCGCGTTATCTGGTCAGCGTAGAAGACGAGGCGGCGCTGCCGCGGCAGTTTGCGTTGTTTCCGGCCTATCCGAACCCGTTTCGGCGGCAGGCGACGATTCGCTTCCAGGTGCCCGAGCAGGTGCGGGCGCGGCTGGAGGTCTACGACGTGCTGGGCCGTCGGGTCGGTGTATTGCTCGATGAAGAGCTTCGGCCGGGGGTCTATGAGGTGCGCTTCGAGGCACAGGGCCTGGCCAGTGGATTGTACTTCTATCGGCTGACGGCCGATGACTTCGTCCAACAACGTAAAATGATCCTGATCAAATAA